One Numenius arquata chromosome 10, bNumArq3.hap1.1, whole genome shotgun sequence DNA segment encodes these proteins:
- the FABP2 gene encoding fatty acid-binding protein, intestinal, whose translation MALNGTWKIDRNENYEKFMEAMGINMMKRKLGAHDNLKITIQQDGNKFTVKESSNFRTIDIEFTLGVDFDYSLADGTELTGSWNMEGNKLVGKFTRKDNGKLLTAYREIVGDELVQTYIYEGVEAKRIFKSG comes from the exons ATGGCACTTAACGGTACTTGGAAAATAGACAGAAATGAGAACTATGAAAAGTTCATGGAGGCGATGG GTATTAAcatgatgaaaagaaaattaggaGCCCATGATAATCTGAAGATCACTATTCAACAAGATGGAAACAAATTTACTGTCAAAGAATCCAGCAACTTCCGTACCATAGATATTGAATTCACTCTGGGAGTCGATTTTGATTACAGTCTGGCTGACGGGACTGAACTTACT GGTTCTTGGAACATGGAAGGAAACAAACTTGTAGGAAAATTTACCAGAAAAGATAATGGAAAACTACTCACAGCATACAGAGAAATCGTAGGTGATGAACTTGTTCAG ACCTACATATATGAAGGAGTTGAAGCCAAGAGAATCTTCAAGAGTGGCTGA